One genomic window of Streptomyces sp. NBC_01498 includes the following:
- a CDS encoding fumarate reductase/succinate dehydrogenase flavoprotein subunit: protein MTQLEREQWDVVVVGAGGAGLRAAIEARERGARTAVICKSLFGKAHTVMAEGGIAASMGNVNSGDNWQVHFRDTMRGGKFLNQWRMAELHAREAPDRVWELETWGALFDRTADGKISQRNFGGHEYPRLAHVGDRTGLELIRTLQQKIVALQQEDFREFGDYEARLKVFQECTVTSVLKEGERVSGTFCYERESGRFFVLEAPAVVLATGGIGKSFKVTSNSWEYTGDGHALALLAGAPLLNMEFVQFHPTGMVWPPSVKGILVTESVRGDGGVLRNSEGKRFMFDYIPDVFKEKYAESEEEGDRWYEDPDNNRRPPELLPRDEVARAINSEVKAGRGTPHGGVYLDVSTRMSPEVIKRRLPSMYHQFKELADVDITAEAMEVGPTCHYVMGGIAVDSDTAAADGVPGLFAAGEVAGGMHGSNRLGGNSLSDLLVFGRRAGEHAAGYAAGLDVRPVLDEDQIDAAAAEALRPFGAGEPETAATGASGTGAGAEGPPENPYTVHQELQQTMNDLVGIIRREGEMAQALERLGELRGRAARAGVEGHRQFNPGWHLAIDLRNMLLVSECVALSALERTESRGGHTREDWPGMALDWRRVNLRCRLRDTARDPSADPALPRIDLSRKTTEPIRPDLLDLFDKEELVKYLAEEELHE, encoded by the coding sequence ATGACGCAACTCGAACGCGAGCAGTGGGACGTCGTGGTGGTGGGCGCCGGCGGAGCCGGTCTGCGCGCCGCCATCGAGGCACGGGAGCGGGGTGCCCGTACCGCTGTCATCTGCAAGTCGCTCTTCGGCAAGGCCCACACGGTGATGGCCGAGGGCGGCATCGCGGCCTCCATGGGCAATGTGAACTCCGGGGACAACTGGCAGGTCCACTTCCGCGACACCATGCGCGGCGGGAAGTTCCTCAACCAGTGGCGGATGGCCGAACTGCACGCGCGGGAGGCGCCCGACCGGGTCTGGGAACTGGAGACCTGGGGCGCCCTCTTCGACCGCACGGCGGACGGGAAGATCTCCCAGCGCAACTTCGGCGGCCACGAGTACCCGCGCCTCGCGCATGTCGGTGACCGCACCGGACTGGAACTGATCCGTACGCTCCAGCAGAAGATCGTCGCCCTCCAGCAGGAGGACTTCCGCGAATTCGGTGACTACGAGGCCCGGTTGAAGGTCTTCCAGGAGTGCACCGTCACCTCCGTGCTGAAGGAGGGCGAGCGGGTCTCGGGCACGTTCTGCTACGAGCGCGAGTCCGGCCGCTTCTTCGTCCTGGAGGCGCCCGCCGTCGTCCTCGCGACCGGCGGGATCGGCAAGTCCTTCAAGGTGACGTCCAACTCGTGGGAGTACACGGGCGACGGGCACGCGCTGGCGCTGCTCGCCGGGGCCCCGCTGCTGAACATGGAGTTCGTGCAGTTCCACCCGACGGGCATGGTCTGGCCGCCGTCGGTGAAGGGCATCCTGGTCACCGAGTCGGTGCGGGGCGACGGCGGGGTGCTGCGCAACTCCGAGGGCAAGCGGTTCATGTTCGACTACATCCCGGACGTCTTCAAGGAGAAGTACGCGGAGTCCGAGGAGGAGGGCGATCGCTGGTACGAGGACCCGGACAACAACCGGCGCCCGCCCGAACTGCTGCCCCGCGACGAGGTGGCGCGCGCCATCAACTCCGAGGTCAAGGCGGGGCGCGGCACACCGCACGGCGGGGTGTACCTGGACGTGTCCACGCGGATGTCGCCCGAGGTCATCAAGCGCCGGCTGCCCTCGATGTACCACCAGTTCAAGGAGCTGGCGGACGTCGACATCACGGCGGAGGCCATGGAGGTCGGCCCCACCTGTCACTACGTGATGGGCGGCATAGCCGTCGACTCCGACACCGCCGCCGCCGACGGGGTCCCCGGGCTGTTCGCGGCCGGTGAGGTCGCGGGAGGCATGCACGGTTCCAACCGGCTGGGCGGCAATTCGCTCTCCGACCTGCTGGTCTTCGGCCGTCGGGCCGGCGAGCACGCGGCCGGGTACGCGGCGGGGCTCGATGTCCGGCCGGTGCTGGACGAGGACCAGATCGACGCGGCGGCGGCCGAGGCGCTGCGGCCGTTCGGCGCCGGGGAGCCGGAGACGGCGGCCACGGGCGCGTCCGGGACCGGGGCCGGGGCCGAGGGCCCGCCCGAGAACCCGTACACCGTCCACCAGGAGCTCCAGCAGACCATGAACGACCTCGTCGGCATCATCCGGCGCGAGGGCGAGATGGCGCAGGCGCTGGAGCGGCTGGGCGAGCTGCGCGGGCGGGCGGCGCGGGCCGGGGTGGAGGGGCACCGGCAGTTCAATCCGGGCTGGCACCTGGCGATCGACCTGCGGAACATGCTGCTGGTCAGCGAGTGCGTCGCCCTGTCGGCGCTGGAGCGTACCGAGAGCCGCGGCGGTCACACCCGTGAGGACTGGCCGGGCATGGCTCTCGACTGGCGGCGGGTCAATCTGCGCTGCCGGCTCCGGGACACGGCACGGGACCCGTCGGCGGACCCGGCGCTCCCCCGTATCGACCTCTCCCGGAAGACGACCGAGCCCATCCGTCCCGACCTGCTCGACCTGTTCGACAAGGAAGAGCTGGTCAAGTATCTCGCCGAAGAGGAGCTCCACGAGTGA
- a CDS encoding ABC transporter permease → MTSPTETEANGPSITLDSETAIKTDTADGKPHTGQSPGQLMWTRFKRDRTGVISALVVIFYFAVAALAPVISALYGKNPYTLYAQEPDYPFLLDDFAMPTGSFGGVSGEFWFGVEPNLGRDVFTMLIYGMRTSLYMALVLTFLSVLTGVIIGMVGGYFGGKTDYWLGRVTDFFLAFPSQLFFIAFMPVVVSLFVSPTDETPTYLRSVAIILVMWFLGWMGMARLVRSSVLTLREREFVEAAKVSGASRWRIVRKEILPNIVTPILVQGTYMLPSAILTIAFLSFVGVGFVEPTPDWGRMFAIGAKIYEQDPAFMLFPGAALVIFVLAFNLLGDSVRDAFDPKTGR, encoded by the coding sequence ATGACCAGTCCAACAGAGACCGAGGCCAACGGACCCTCGATCACCTTGGACAGCGAGACCGCGATCAAGACGGACACCGCGGACGGCAAGCCCCACACCGGGCAGTCGCCGGGCCAGTTGATGTGGACGCGCTTCAAGCGCGACCGGACCGGTGTGATCTCCGCGCTCGTGGTGATCTTCTACTTCGCCGTCGCGGCGCTCGCGCCCGTCATCTCGGCCCTCTACGGCAAGAACCCCTACACGCTCTACGCGCAGGAGCCCGACTACCCCTTCCTGCTCGACGACTTCGCGATGCCCACGGGCAGCTTCGGCGGTGTCTCCGGGGAGTTCTGGTTCGGTGTCGAGCCCAACCTGGGCCGTGACGTCTTCACCATGCTGATCTACGGCATGCGCACCTCCCTCTACATGGCGCTCGTGCTGACCTTCCTCAGCGTCCTCACCGGCGTGATCATCGGTATGGTCGGCGGTTACTTCGGCGGCAAGACGGACTACTGGCTCGGCCGGGTGACGGACTTCTTCCTCGCGTTCCCCAGCCAGCTGTTCTTCATCGCGTTCATGCCCGTCGTGGTCTCGCTGTTCGTCTCCCCGACGGACGAGACCCCCACCTACCTCCGCTCGGTGGCGATCATCCTCGTGATGTGGTTCCTCGGCTGGATGGGTATGGCGCGCCTGGTGCGAAGTTCCGTACTCACCCTGCGCGAGCGGGAGTTCGTCGAGGCGGCCAAGGTGTCGGGTGCCTCCCGGTGGCGGATCGTCCGCAAGGAGATCCTGCCCAACATCGTGACGCCGATCCTGGTGCAGGGCACGTACATGCTGCCCAGCGCCATCCTGACCATCGCGTTCCTCTCCTTCGTCGGCGTCGGCTTCGTCGAACCGACCCCGGACTGGGGCCGCATGTTCGCCATCGGCGCCAAGATCTACGAGCAGGACCCGGCGTTCATGCTCTTCCCGGGCGCCGCACTCGTGATTTTCGTCCTGGCCTTCAACCTTCTCGGTGACTCGGTCCGCGACGCGTTCGACCCCAAGACCGGACGGTGA
- a CDS encoding ABC transporter family substrate-binding protein, producing the protein MSQVGPPRGRTCSRTIRSLALLTTGVLAVPVLAACTPGENRSQAKSAAQDIGSAARDRLADGGTLRWAVDTVPTTLNAFQADADGTTSRIAAAVLPALFTLDGNGRPQRNPDYLESAKIVEREPKQVVLYKLNQQAVWSDGREIGAADFVAQWRALSGKDSAFWTARNAGYERIQKIERGANDLEVRVTFNKPYADWRALFTPLYPKGVTGAPNSFNDGARASLKATAGPFRIKEVDRADREITLVRDPRWWGGRPKLDTIVLSAVPRDKRAAALAAGRLDLAEIDSPVARRIQAARDGKGSGAVAGPGPAEAVAAYAEEQRGLRDYVVRKSLEPAFTQLALNGETGPLADERVRRAVARALDRKALAEAVLKPLGLPADPPGSHLALAGQHAYADSSDALGDQNTQEAQALLADAGWTPGGALKKDDGTKAGGEAETDKTSKTKKTDKESEGRTDEKTTDGQTDGSGKRSEKLAENEDGSDSGSGADAGSGADSGADSGSGAGASTGGDDKPGRAAPVSENGTRVMAPAPGTAFRASILSRRAGWPAEAELGAQDRQPGGMAGAYAPIGTAAPSSEAPSESESESDSESPSPSTSGSASASTPAPAPVPARPGSLAKDGKPLTLRFVLPSGPGSEQLRTVGEKIARMLDRIGIRTDISKVADANYFKDHVASGDYDLALYSWPATAYPATDGRPIYAKPVPASDGSLLVEQNYTRVGTDHINQLFDQAASELNEGAARDLLRKADARIWAAAGSIPLYQRPQLVAARPDVANAGAFAFASPRYEDIGFKESGRGGPQNPTASPATTTSPGATMSPSPSLSPGSESSAPAKKSVSREATGADTAEATDGESDTE; encoded by the coding sequence ATGTCCCAGGTCGGCCCCCCACGCGGGAGGACATGCTCCCGGACCATCCGCTCCCTCGCGCTGCTCACCACCGGTGTGCTCGCCGTGCCCGTACTCGCCGCCTGCACCCCGGGCGAGAACCGCTCGCAGGCGAAGTCCGCCGCCCAGGACATCGGGTCGGCCGCGCGGGACCGGCTCGCCGACGGCGGGACACTGCGCTGGGCCGTGGACACCGTGCCCACGACGCTCAACGCCTTCCAGGCGGACGCCGACGGCACGACGTCACGGATCGCCGCGGCCGTTCTGCCCGCCCTCTTCACGCTCGACGGGAACGGCCGCCCGCAGCGCAACCCGGACTATCTGGAGTCCGCGAAGATCGTCGAGCGCGAGCCCAAGCAGGTGGTGCTCTACAAGCTCAACCAGCAGGCCGTGTGGAGCGACGGCCGCGAGATCGGCGCGGCGGACTTCGTCGCCCAGTGGCGGGCGCTGAGCGGCAAGGACTCCGCGTTCTGGACCGCGCGCAACGCCGGGTACGAGCGCATCCAGAAGATCGAGCGCGGCGCGAACGACCTGGAGGTCCGGGTCACCTTCAACAAGCCGTACGCCGACTGGAGGGCGCTGTTCACCCCGCTCTACCCGAAGGGCGTGACCGGCGCGCCCAACTCCTTCAACGACGGCGCCCGCGCCTCGCTCAAGGCCACGGCCGGGCCCTTCCGGATCAAGGAGGTGGACCGCGCGGACCGCGAGATCACCCTGGTCCGCGACCCCCGCTGGTGGGGCGGGCGGCCCAAGCTGGACACGATCGTGCTGAGCGCCGTGCCACGCGACAAGCGCGCCGCCGCGCTCGCCGCGGGCCGGCTCGACCTCGCCGAGATCGACAGCCCGGTGGCGCGGCGCATCCAGGCGGCCCGCGACGGCAAGGGCAGCGGCGCGGTGGCGGGACCCGGACCGGCCGAGGCGGTCGCCGCGTACGCCGAGGAACAGCGGGGCCTGCGGGACTACGTCGTACGCAAGTCCCTGGAGCCCGCCTTCACGCAGCTGGCGCTCAACGGGGAGACCGGGCCGCTGGCCGACGAGCGGGTACGGCGGGCCGTCGCCCGCGCGCTCGACCGGAAGGCGCTGGCCGAGGCCGTGCTGAAGCCGCTCGGCCTGCCCGCCGACCCGCCCGGCAGCCATCTGGCGCTGGCGGGCCAGCACGCGTACGCCGACAGCAGTGACGCGCTCGGGGACCAGAACACCCAGGAGGCGCAGGCGCTGCTCGCCGACGCGGGCTGGACACCGGGCGGCGCGCTGAAGAAGGACGACGGTACGAAGGCCGGGGGCGAGGCCGAGACAGACAAGACAAGCAAGACGAAAAAGACGGACAAGGAGTCCGAGGGCAGGACGGACGAGAAGACGACGGACGGGCAGACCGACGGGTCCGGGAAGCGGTCCGAGAAGTTGGCCGAGAACGAGGACGGCAGCGACTCCGGCTCCGGCGCGGACGCTGGCTCGGGCGCGGACTCCGGCGCGGACTCGGGCTCCGGCGCGGGCGCGTCGACCGGTGGTGACGACAAGCCCGGCCGCGCCGCCCCCGTCTCCGAGAACGGCACCCGGGTCATGGCCCCGGCGCCCGGCACCGCCTTCCGGGCGTCGATCCTGAGCCGGCGGGCCGGGTGGCCGGCCGAGGCGGAACTCGGCGCGCAGGACCGGCAGCCGGGCGGCATGGCGGGCGCGTACGCCCCGATCGGTACGGCGGCCCCGTCCTCCGAGGCCCCCTCCGAATCAGAATCAGAATCGGATTCGGAGTCGCCGTCGCCGTCGACGTCGGGCTCCGCCTCCGCCTCGACGCCGGCGCCCGCGCCCGTCCCCGCCCGGCCCGGCTCGCTCGCCAAGGACGGCAAGCCGCTCACCCTCCGGTTCGTCCTGCCCTCCGGGCCCGGGTCCGAGCAGTTGCGTACCGTCGGCGAGAAGATCGCGCGCATGCTCGACCGGATCGGTATCCGTACGGACATCAGCAAGGTCGCCGACGCCAACTACTTCAAGGACCACGTCGCGTCCGGCGACTACGACCTCGCCCTGTACTCCTGGCCCGCGACCGCGTACCCGGCGACCGACGGCCGTCCCATCTACGCCAAGCCCGTCCCGGCCTCCGACGGCTCGCTGCTGGTGGAGCAGAACTACACCCGTGTCGGTACCGACCACATCAACCAGCTCTTCGACCAGGCCGCGTCGGAACTGAACGAGGGCGCGGCCCGCGATCTGCTCCGGAAGGCCGACGCCCGTATCTGGGCGGCGGCCGGATCCATCCCCCTCTACCAGCGCCCGCAACTGGTCGCGGCCCGGCCGGACGTGGCGAACGCCGGGGCCTTCGCCTTCGCCTCCCCGCGCTACGAGGACATCGGCTTCAAGGAGTCGGGCCGCGGCGGCCCGCAGAACCCGACCGCGTCCCCGGCGACGACCACATCGCCCGGCGCGACGATGTCCCCGTCCCCGTCCCTGTCCCCGGGCTCGGAGTCGTCCGCCCCCGCCAAGAAGTCCGTGTCCCGCGAGGCGACCGGCGCGGACACCGCCGAGGCAACCGACGGCGAAAGCGACACGGAGTAG
- a CDS encoding succinate dehydrogenase/fumarate reductase iron-sulfur subunit, which produces MSASTTPTTSGASGAAAPATSYDAAFKVWRGDAEGGELKDFTVEVNEGEVVLDIIHRLQATQASDLAVRWNCKAGKCGSCSAEINGRPRLLCMTRMSTFSREETITVTPLRAFPVVRDLVTDVSFNYQKAREIPAFVPPPEVAAGEYRMQQVDVERSQEFRKCIECFLCQDTCHVVRDHEENKSAFAGPRFLMRVAELDMHPLDAAEETGLDRKRTAQDEHGLGYCNITKCCTEVCPEGIRITDNALIPLKERVADKKYDPLVWLGDKIRRRNG; this is translated from the coding sequence GTGAGTGCCAGTACGACTCCGACCACGTCCGGCGCGTCCGGCGCCGCCGCTCCCGCCACCTCGTACGACGCCGCCTTCAAGGTCTGGCGGGGCGACGCGGAGGGCGGCGAGCTGAAGGACTTCACCGTCGAGGTGAACGAGGGCGAGGTCGTCCTCGACATCATCCACCGCCTCCAGGCGACGCAGGCGTCCGACCTGGCGGTGCGCTGGAACTGCAAGGCGGGCAAGTGCGGTTCGTGCAGCGCCGAGATCAACGGCCGGCCCCGGCTGCTCTGCATGACGCGGATGTCCACCTTCAGCCGCGAGGAGACGATCACCGTCACCCCGCTGCGGGCCTTCCCCGTCGTCCGGGACCTGGTGACGGACGTGTCCTTCAACTACCAGAAGGCGCGCGAGATACCGGCGTTCGTGCCACCGCCGGAGGTCGCCGCGGGCGAGTACCGGATGCAGCAGGTGGACGTGGAACGCTCGCAGGAGTTCCGCAAGTGCATCGAGTGCTTCCTGTGCCAGGACACCTGCCATGTGGTGCGTGACCACGAGGAGAACAAGTCCGCGTTCGCCGGGCCGCGCTTCCTGATGCGGGTCGCCGAGCTGGACATGCACCCGCTGGACGCCGCCGAGGAGACCGGCCTCGACCGCAAGCGGACCGCCCAGGACGAACACGGGCTCGGCTACTGCAACATCACCAAGTGCTGCACCGAGGTCTGCCCCGAGGGCATCCGGATCACGGACAACGCGCTGATCCCGCTGAAGGAGCGGGTGGCCGACAAGAAGTACGACCCGCTGGTCTGGCTGGGCGACAAGATCCGCCGCAGGAACGGGTAG
- a CDS encoding ABC transporter substrate-binding protein, whose protein sequence is MKPIRSSLMRTAVIAVAAGSLALTGCSNDGGGKSNTKDESKTQEDAAAQSAPVAYGDVAASTGPAKEVPGAKPGGKIGVYLQSDLTHMDPGQIYVSDAGQFANLIHRKLTNYQEDAKGNLTVVGDIATDSGKSSDGGKTWTYTLKDGIKDEDGTVITSADVRHSIERMYAEFIFDGPSFIQTWLNGPEYRKALPDGPYKGKHLPDTVLETPDAKTVVFHFDKAQPDLPQALAMAGYAIVPEKQDTKEKYDKAPKSLGPYKIADYKAGKSITLVKNTNWDPATDSVRHQYVDGYDFTTTVEASSQTKRLIADQGEAKSAIQFTTPVDPAQIQDVVGDPAVNKRTIKGYQPYVWQLTFNLDRVKDKKVRDAITYAIPNQAMIQADGGKYGGELAGGLMAPTLPGYDASYDPFGKQKTPNGNVEKAKELLKEAGFKDGTKLTYAYSNTPRAQKQQVIIKDALSKIGIDVQAKEIDSASFYEQIGKLDNAFDMYMSGWGQDWSSPSTVITPVYDGTLVADGQPNYSHINDPQVNSLIQEAVKLEPEAAAKKWEEAHHRIVEEINPAAPVYYSKQLMLFGSNVGGARYSTNSSYININELYLKTP, encoded by the coding sequence ATGAAGCCCATCCGATCAAGCCTGATGCGGACCGCGGTCATAGCCGTGGCCGCCGGCTCACTGGCGCTCACCGGTTGCTCGAACGACGGCGGCGGTAAGAGCAACACCAAGGACGAATCCAAGACGCAGGAGGACGCGGCGGCTCAGTCGGCGCCCGTCGCCTACGGTGACGTCGCCGCGTCGACCGGTCCCGCCAAGGAAGTTCCGGGCGCCAAGCCCGGTGGCAAGATCGGCGTCTACCTCCAGTCCGACCTGACGCACATGGACCCGGGTCAGATCTACGTCAGCGACGCCGGTCAGTTCGCGAACCTGATCCACCGCAAGCTGACGAACTACCAGGAGGACGCGAAGGGCAACCTGACCGTCGTCGGTGACATCGCCACCGACTCCGGCAAGTCCTCCGACGGCGGCAAGACCTGGACGTACACGCTGAAGGACGGCATCAAGGACGAGGACGGCACCGTCATCACGTCCGCCGACGTCCGCCACTCGATCGAGCGGATGTACGCGGAGTTCATCTTCGACGGCCCGAGCTTCATCCAGACCTGGCTGAACGGCCCCGAGTACCGCAAGGCGCTCCCGGACGGCCCGTACAAGGGCAAGCACCTGCCCGACACGGTCCTGGAGACCCCGGACGCGAAGACGGTCGTCTTCCACTTCGACAAGGCCCAGCCGGACCTCCCGCAGGCGCTGGCCATGGCCGGCTACGCCATCGTGCCCGAGAAGCAGGACACGAAGGAGAAGTACGACAAGGCGCCGAAGTCGCTCGGCCCGTACAAGATCGCCGACTACAAGGCCGGCAAGTCGATCACGCTGGTCAAGAACACGAACTGGGACCCGGCGACCGACTCGGTCCGTCACCAGTACGTGGACGGCTACGACTTCACCACCACCGTCGAGGCGTCCAGCCAGACCAAGCGTCTGATCGCCGACCAGGGTGAGGCCAAGAGCGCCATCCAGTTCACCACCCCGGTGGACCCCGCGCAGATCCAGGACGTCGTGGGCGACCCGGCCGTCAACAAGCGCACCATCAAGGGCTACCAGCCCTACGTGTGGCAGCTGACGTTCAACCTGGACCGGGTCAAGGACAAGAAGGTCCGTGACGCGATCACCTACGCGATCCCGAACCAGGCCATGATCCAGGCCGACGGTGGCAAGTACGGCGGCGAGCTGGCCGGTGGCCTGATGGCCCCGACCCTGCCCGGCTACGACGCGTCGTACGACCCGTTCGGCAAGCAGAAGACCCCGAACGGCAACGTCGAGAAGGCCAAGGAGCTGCTGAAGGAAGCGGGCTTCAAGGACGGCACGAAGCTGACCTACGCCTACTCGAACACGCCGCGCGCGCAGAAGCAGCAGGTCATCATCAAGGACGCGCTGTCCAAGATCGGCATCGACGTCCAGGCCAAGGAGATCGACTCCGCGAGCTTCTACGAGCAGATCGGCAAGCTCGACAACGCCTTCGACATGTACATGTCCGGCTGGGGCCAGGACTGGTCCTCCCCGTCGACCGTCATCACGCCGGTCTACGACGGCACGCTGGTCGCCGATGGTCAGCCGAACTACTCGCACATCAACGACCCGCAGGTCAACAGCCTCATCCAGGAGGCCGTGAAGCTCGAGCCCGAGGCCGCTGCCAAGAAGTGGGAAGAGGCTCACCACCGCATCGTGGAAGAGATCAACCCGGCCGCCCCGGTCTACTACTCGAAGCAGCTCATGCTGTTCGGTTCGAACGTCGGTGGCGCCCGCTACAGCACCAACTCCAGCTACATCAACATCAACGAGCTGTACCTGAAGACGCCGTAG
- the typA gene encoding translational GTPase TypA codes for MPTRHDIRNVAIVAHVDHGKTTLVDAMLKQAGAFAAHAAEHLDDRMMDSNDLEREKGITILAKNTAVKYHPKEGGTGDLPNVVTINIIDTPGHADFGGEVERGLSMVDAVVLLVDASEGPLPQTRFVLRKALAAKLPVILCINKTDRPDARIAEVVDETYDLFLDLDADEDQIEFPIVYACARDGVASLTKPEDGTVPSDSTNLEPFFTTILSSVPAPVYDEDAPLQAHVTNLDADNFLGRIALCRVEQGELRKGQTVTWIKRDGSMSNVRITELLMTEALTRKAAEKAGPGDICAIAGIPDIMIGETLADPENPIALPLITVDEPAISMTIGTNTSPLVGKGGKGHKVTARQVKDRLDRELIGNVSLRVLETERPDAWEVQGRGELALAILVEQMRREGFELTVGKPEVVTKDIDGKLHEPIERMTIDCPEEHLGAITQLMATRKGRMETMTNHGSGWIRMEWIVPSRGLIGFRTEFLTQTRGTGIAHSIFEGHEPWFGELRTRNNGSLVADRSGSVTPFAMVNLQERGVIFTEAGTEVYEGMIIGENSRADDMDVNITKEKKLTNMRAASADTTENVVPPRRLSLEQSLEFCRDDECIEVTPETVRIRKVVLDQKERGRAASRAKR; via the coding sequence ATGCCCACGCGCCACGACATCCGTAACGTCGCCATCGTCGCCCACGTCGACCATGGCAAGACCACTCTGGTCGACGCCATGCTGAAGCAGGCCGGCGCGTTCGCCGCGCACGCCGCCGAGCACCTCGACGACCGGATGATGGACTCGAACGACCTGGAGCGTGAGAAGGGCATCACGATCCTCGCCAAGAACACGGCGGTGAAGTACCACCCCAAGGAGGGCGGTACGGGTGACCTCCCGAACGTGGTCACCATCAACATCATCGACACCCCCGGTCACGCCGACTTCGGCGGCGAGGTCGAGCGCGGTCTGTCGATGGTCGACGCCGTCGTCCTCCTGGTCGACGCCTCCGAGGGCCCGCTGCCGCAGACCCGTTTCGTCCTCCGCAAGGCGCTCGCCGCCAAGCTGCCGGTGATCCTCTGCATCAACAAGACGGACCGCCCCGACGCCCGGATCGCCGAGGTCGTCGACGAGACGTACGACCTCTTCCTCGACCTGGACGCGGACGAGGACCAGATCGAGTTCCCGATCGTCTACGCCTGCGCGCGGGACGGCGTCGCCTCGCTGACCAAGCCGGAGGACGGCACGGTCCCGTCCGACAGCACCAACCTGGAGCCGTTCTTCACCACGATCCTGAGCAGTGTCCCGGCTCCGGTGTACGACGAGGACGCGCCGCTCCAGGCCCATGTCACCAACCTGGACGCCGACAACTTCCTCGGCCGTATCGCGCTCTGCCGCGTCGAGCAGGGCGAGCTGCGCAAGGGCCAGACCGTCACCTGGATCAAGCGTGACGGCTCGATGTCCAACGTCCGCATCACCGAACTGCTGATGACCGAGGCGCTGACCCGCAAGGCCGCCGAGAAGGCGGGCCCCGGTGACATCTGCGCCATCGCCGGTATCCCGGACATCATGATCGGCGAGACCCTGGCCGACCCGGAGAACCCGATCGCGCTGCCACTGATCACGGTGGACGAGCCGGCCATCTCGATGACCATCGGTACGAACACCTCGCCGCTCGTCGGCAAGGGCGGCAAGGGCCACAAGGTCACCGCCCGTCAGGTGAAGGACCGGCTGGACCGCGAGCTGATCGGTAACGTCTCGCTGCGCGTCCTGGAGACCGAGCGCCCCGACGCCTGGGAGGTGCAGGGCCGCGGTGAGCTGGCGCTGGCCATCCTGGTCGAGCAGATGCGGCGTGAGGGCTTCGAGCTGACGGTCGGCAAGCCCGAGGTCGTCACCAAGGACATCGACGGCAAGCTGCACGAGCCGATCGAGCGCATGACGATCGACTGCCCCGAGGAGCACCTGGGCGCGATCACGCAGCTGATGGCGACCCGCAAGGGCCGGATGGAGACGATGACCAACCACGGGTCCGGCTGGATCCGGATGGAGTGGATCGTGCCGTCCCGCGGTCTCATCGGTTTCCGTACGGAGTTCCTCACCCAGACTCGCGGCACCGGCATCGCGCACTCGATCTTCGAGGGTCACGAGCCCTGGTTCGGCGAGCTGCGGACCCGTAACAACGGCTCGCTGGTCGCGGACCGTTCGGGCTCGGTGACACCGTTCGCGATGGTGAACCTCCAGGAGCGGGGCGTCATCTTCACGGAGGCCGGCACCGAGGTCTACGAGGGCATGATCATCGGTGAGAACTCGCGCGCCGACGACATGGACGTGAACATCACCAAGGAGAAGAAGCTCACCAACATGCGTGCCGCGTCCGCCGACACCACGGAGAACGTGGTGCCGCCGCGCAGGCTCTCGCTGGAGCAGTCGCTGGAGTTCTGCCGCGACGACGAGTGCATCGAGGTGACCCCGGAGACGGTCCGTATCCGCAAGGTCGTCCTGGACCAGAAGGAGCGCGGACGCGCGGCCTCCCGCGCCAAGCGCTGA